In Anopheles bellator chromosome 2, idAnoBellAS_SP24_06.2, whole genome shotgun sequence, the genomic stretch ggatactcaaacaattcgaatggatttttgccatgaTCAAAATATTCTTGTGATACAGTGCATTACAGTCCTGATgaagaatgatttttttttctgcaaaccggATCTTTTTCctcgaattttctccttcagttggtctaaaagattgcaacaacaatcgaagtttattgttttaccagtttacAAGTAATTCccaaacaaaattccattcgcatcccaaaaactgcagctaacacctttttgggcgatttctggacacgaattcgtttcggagtttatttctgtatttttcctacgttttcaggtgttgctactgtttttgaaCGTCCTTGGCGTGGATGGTCGTCATTCCATATTCCATAATCAGAAACActgtttttaattgaaagcgaaGAGTCCTCATGCACTTTGAAAATAcattcataaatttcttttgcttttgaaccgtaaaaaaatcaatcactgtacgatatttaatttttttatcgtCAAAAATACTGTGACCGATGCcaataaaaatcgatacaaAACGGCttgtaaaagaaaattagatAACCGATTGAAGTGAAACTTCACCACaaaatcaggctcgtagcagcgccttccggtatcgaaccgcaaaacttaatgaacaccaTAGTATTTTTGGTATTTTCGTGCTTTATTCACAACAACTAACGCCTAGTCTAGACCGAGCTACTAGACTATGGGGCATGCCACAATCTCCGTTTTTAGCTGCTCTGTTTCTGGGTCTGAACCATCTCCAGCACACGTCGGCGCAGCACCTTCCCGTTCAGCGTTTTCGGGAGCGCATCGACGAAATGGACTCCACCGCGCAGCCGCTTAAAGTCCGACACTTGCGCCTCGACCGCATCGATCACTTCCCGTGCGCTGAGCAATGAACCCGGGCTCCGAACGATGACAGCCGCCGGCAGTTCCGTCGTCCGGTCGGCATCCGCCGGTATACCGACAACGCAGACCGCCGCAACCCCCGGCAGCTTCTCCACGATCGCCTCCAGTTCCGTCGGCGACACGTGGAACCCACGGTACTTGAAGATGTCCTTCGCTCGGTCGACCAAAAACAGGTAGCCTTCCTCGTCGATGTACGCTACGTCCCCGGACCTCGTGAAACCATTCTCGTCGATGACGGCCCGCGTTGCCTCCGGGTTGTTGTAGTACCCGACGAAGGGCTCGAAGAACTTCGCCAACACCTCACCCCGCTCACCGACGCCCAGCGCCCGCCCGGACTCGTCCACAATCCGGATCGCCATGTTGGTCGCCGGTGTACCGATGGCGCCTCGCTTTCGCGGGACCCCGATGTCAGTAGCTACCCCGCCGGCCTCGGACGAACCGACCCCGTTGTAGGTCCGTCCGTTCGGCAGCAACCGATCCAACCGATCACGTAGCCCGTCGGACACGTAGCTCCCACCGAGCGTCAGGATGTGCACGCTCGAGAAGTCCACCCGGTCGATGCGCTCGCTTCGCAACACCTCGCTCGCGTAGGACGGCGCCAGGAACAGGAAGGACGCCCGGTACTGCTCGACCGCCTCGAAGAACGTCTCGGGCGAGAACGGGCGACACGTCACGAGCCGCGTGGTAGATCCCACGACCGACCCAAGCAACGTGAACATGCCCGTGGCCCAGTACAGTGGACTGAAGTTGAACGAAATCTCCGACTGCGGCACGAAGAAGCTGGCCAGGCCGCGGATAAGTTGCGCATGCGACATGCACACGCCCTTCGGTGGGCCCGTCGTACCGGACGAGCACAGGATAACGGCGACGGTCCGCCGGGAGTCCTCCACCTGCCACGGTCGGAACTTATCCTCGCGCCCAGTACGAACCAAAAGATCCTCGGCGTGGTGAACGCCAGCGACATCGCGCCTGCTCGCAACCACATACAGCGGTGGATTCTGGTCCGGGATCGCTTCCTTCGCGGCACCCTGCACCACCTCCAGGTTGTTGTCGTCACAGAAGATAATCTTCGGGCGCGTCAGACGCAACATGTGGACCATATCCTGGTGGCCGAATCCGGGCGCCAGCGGGTTTAGTTGCGCTCCGAGAGTGATCAACGCGCACGCCAACGGACCCACGTtctcgctgttgttgtttgccatcACCGCTACGTCGCCAGGTTTGAGGCCGGCCGTCGTAAGATTCTGCACGGCTCGGACCATTCGCGACCGGAACTCACCGCAAGTCATCCGGGCGCCGGTGTCCATGTCGATCTGCACGATGTTGTCCCGGGACCGGAGCAGCGCATCGTTCAGGACCTGGCCAATGCTCGCGTCCGGATTGTAGATCGGTGTCTGGCGGCGTCCGTACCAGGTACGGGTCGGTTCGTCGAACGTCCAGAGCGCCATCTCGCGATATGTTGCCAACTCGTGGGCCACTTGCCGGTCAACTGCAATGGGCAATGGGCCACTGGGGGCTATTTAGCCTCGGTCATCTACGCGCTTATCGACCGGGGGCTACAATGGCCTGATTGACTATCTCCAAAAACTGCTCACGCGTGTGTGATAAGCAGGGATGCGAAGGCTGCTGTGGGCTCGGCCGTCTTATCATCTGCACGGTCATCACCTCGGTGGCCAGTCACTCCAAACGTCACCAATGACGGATGTGACCAACAACTCTCGCGGGCTGCTCGGCATGATCCTGCGGGGCGGGTGACGATTGGGTTGGGACACCGATATCATGGCCACTACGCCAACCGGTTGGACAAGTTGGCATGAGTGTGCACAATACGTCCGGCATGTGCCGCGAACTTTGATGTAGGTCCCAACGTCCGCCGCGCCGCGGATGcgattattatttgtttggcGCCCGGTGGTAAAACAACGGTCCCTGAACGGCCACAAGAACAGgacgcagcagcggcaggaagaagaacaaaactacaaacacTTTAACAAcgccaaacaaaaacggcaTCATCGACAGATTCTCCAACTGGAGCTGAAAGTGGCTGGAATTCGGAAAGACTCTtctcttcgttcgttcgtgttggGCTCGGGGCTCGGTTTGGCTCGGTCAGTGCGGGCTGTCCGGTCGGGCGGcgggaaccggttcccggCGTGTGTTCCTGCTTCACTGCCGAGATCGGAGGGAAACAGGTTTGGTGGCGTCGGCACAAACGGGCACACGAAATATTGCCTCAGCGACCACGGacctctcggctcggctcggagtACTTCGTttggagcaacaacaacgcccgaatccgctccggttccggatgaTCCTGAATGTTGTGATGCTGTGCCTTTTTTCGATCTCAACGATCTTCCGGTGGTCGTAAATTTGCCTCCACTGTTCCGTCCCGTAGCCCCCATCGCTGAGGTACTTCTCCCGTGGGTGTCGTCCTCGGGAGTCGGGTTGACCTAGTTGTCGATCTTATCAGCTTATCGGTTTGAACCATTTCTAATACTTCAAATCTAACAATGGAGCTTGTTAGGTCGAGAAAATTTTGCAGGGATCCATTTAGTGAtttaatatatattttttcaaagttgtttaaattttgatCCTTAGTTCGGGTGAAAACTTGATATGTTAAGCAAGGCAGTAACAATTTAAACAATGAAATTTTAGACAACTAAAGCGACTAAGGCAATAAAACCACACAAAATCATTCCACTACCAGACATAAAACTATGAAATCGATTTGTGTAAACTCATGGCTCTAGGTGTCAATTTGGTCTCCCTAATAATGGTTCGCAACAATTTGTTAAAATGATTAGACCATTTTAACctttgtgcctgaaaataacgtttCAAGAGGATCACTGTATTTCTGCTAGCTAccgaagaaaactgctacagaatcgcatcaaatgcttgtcgaatCTTACGGTGATCATccttttggaagatcgcagt encodes the following:
- the LOC131207759 gene encoding luciferin 4-monooxygenase-like; the protein is MALWTFDEPTRTWYGRRQTPIYNPDASIGQVLNDALLRSRDNIVQIDMDTGARMTCGEFRSRMVRAVQNLTTAGLKPGDVAVMANNNSENVGPLACALITLGAQLNPLAPGFGHQDMVHMLRLTRPKIIFCDDNNLEVVQGAAKEAIPDQNPPLYVVASRRDVAGVHHAEDLLVRTGREDKFRPWQVEDSRRTVAVILCSSGTTGPPKGVCMSHAQLIRGLASFFVPQSEISFNFSPLYWATGMFTLLGSVVGSTTRLVTCRPFSPETFFEAVEQYRASFLFLAPSYASEVLRSERIDRVDFSSVHILTLGGSYVSDGLRDRLDRLLPNGRTYNGVGSSEAGGVATDIGVPRKRGAIGTPATNMAIRIVDESGRALGVGERGEVLAKFFEPFVGYYNNPEATRAVIDENGFTRSGDVAYIDEEGYLFLVDRAKDIFKYRGFHVSPTELEAIVEKLPGVAAVCVVGIPADADRTTELPAAVIVRSPGSLLSAREVIDAVEAQVSDFKRLRGGVHFVDALPKTLNGKVLRRRVLEMVQTQKQSS